From a region of the Falco peregrinus isolate bFalPer1 chromosome 5, bFalPer1.pri, whole genome shotgun sequence genome:
- the LOC114010602 gene encoding translation initiation factor IF-2-like isoform X2, translating to MPTFLEQTYTITIDVHCPHFTLFLHIRPRRRQGSARSAGSTSKPLRRRRRRGRGGGSCPPAAWAGGGRGTFSRPLRQAPGPLAASRGRGQRGGRRGSRRPSPASAAGAEHLPRSRVPTSGAPGAAAAAASRPPAAAREGPAGAAPGRAERRRSRSLVLLSLCRGPRRLGLAGVVPARPRPRREGAGGDRGARPGWGQELGRPGRGEEGIRGQAGSSCLLLRAQRACPCGEGGPAPQPAAAGCQRAQQGPRVTRGVRVSPTAWGGPRCTRERRDVSGRPRLARKSCETPGGYRRWWGQPSDRRSAGGREERGVKKRLNCHVFTAVPKTRAVVTL from the coding sequence atgcccacattccttgagcagacatatacaatcacgatcgatgtccattgtccccatttcacactatttctccatatcaggCCGAGGCGGCGGCAGGGGAGCGCCAGGAGCGCGGGGTCCACGAGCAAGCCCCTGCGGCGGAGGCggaggcgggggcgggggggggggtcctgccCGCCGGCCGCctgggcggggggcggcaggggaACCTTCAGCCGCCCGCTGCGTCAGGCTCCCGGTCCGCTGGCGgcgagccggggccgggggcagaggggagggaggaggggaagcaggaggcCGTCCCCCGCCTCCGCCGCAGGGGCTGAGCATCTCCCCCGCAGCCGGGTCCCAACCTCAggtgcccccggcgctgccgcGGCGGCGGCCAGCCGGCCCCCCGCTGCTGCTCGGGAAGGGCCTGCAGGAgcggctccgggcagggccgAGCGGCGCCGGTCGCGGTCACTTGTGCTTCTGTCCCTCTGCCGGGGACCGCGCCGCCTCGGGCTGGCGGGGGTTGTCCCTGCCCGGCCTCGCCCCCGCAGAGAGGGTGCGGGAGGGGACCGGGGGGCACGGCCCGGCtgggggcaggagctgggccgGCCGGGGAGAGGCGAAGAAGGAATCCGAGGGCAGgcgggcagcagctgcctcctgctgcgGGCACAGAGAGCCTGCCCCTGCGGCGAGGGGGGaccagccccgcagcccgcaGCAGCCGGGTGCCAGCGTGCACAGCAGGGTCCCCGTGTCACCCGCGGGGTCCGTGTGTCACCCACAGCGTGGGGCGGCCCCCGGTGCACGAGGGAGCGACGCGACGTGTCCGGGAGGCCGCGTCTTGCGAGGAAGAGCTGTGAGACACCCGGGGGTTACCGTAGGTGGTGGGGGCAGCCAAGCGACCGGCGTTctgcgggagggagggaggagagaggggtAAAGAAGCGTCTGAACTGTCACGTT